The Rhodopirellula islandica genome segment ATGACCGCGATGCTCGTGCCGGTGGAGAACTGATGGTGATCGGGCGTGACGACCAGGGACACCTGCTGGTCCAACCTGTCCCCAACGATTTTTTCGAGGGACCGGCGAAGGCAATCGAGCCCGGAAAATGGCTGGACCGCTACGGCCGCATTCCAATCCCACCGTACATTCGAGATGGGCACATGGTGGATGCGGATGTCACCAATTATCAAACGGTGTTTGCCAGCAGCAAACCCGAAGACGCCGCCAGCGTCGCCGCCCCCACCGCGGGTCTGCACTTCACGAAGTCTTTGCTGACTGAAATTGCCAAGGGGCAAACCGCCATGGCGGAAGTCACCCTGCATGTCGGCATCGGCACCTTTCGTCCGATCGAAGTCAATGACATCGACGAACACCGCATGCACGAAGAATGGGGCCGCATCGAAAGCGACGCCGTCTCGCAGATCAACGACCGCCGAAGCGGTGGAGGGCGTTGTGTGGCCATCGGAACGACCAGCGTCCGTGTCCTGGAAAGCTGCGTTGCCAACCGAAACGAATCCGACGGTCGCGGCGTCGCAGAAACCTGGACCGGAGCGACGGACATCTTCATCAAGCCACCGTATCGCTTCGGCGTCGTGGATGCGCTGATGACCAACTTTCATCAACCCAAAAGTTCGCTGCTGGTGCTGGTCAGCGCCTTTGCAGGCCACGACCTGATTCGCCGTGCGTATCAAGAGGCGATTGAAAACGAATACCGCTTCTTCAGCTACGGCGACGCGATGCTGATCGTCTGATCAAACGCGATGCAGCCACATGAACTCGTAGGGCCCCAGTTCCAGTGGATGGGACGTTGTGATCGTTTGACCGGAGTACAGGTCTTCAAAGAAACGCCCCATCCCTGCCGTCCGAAGTCGATTGCTGTCGATCTGCTGCGGATGCTCACAGAAGTTCGCGACCACAATCACCCGATTGCCTTCGTGTTGGCGGACGTAACCGAGCAGGTGAGGCGATTCGAGAATCAACAACTCCATGTCCAACCCACCAAACGCGGGTGTCATCTTGCGAATCGCAATCAGCTTGCGAATCGATCGATAAATACGGCCTCGGATCGAGCCGTCGTCTCCCAGTTCGTCCAAGAACTTCCACTGCATCTTCGGCCGGTGAACCCATCGGGTGTCCCCGGCCTTCGCAGGATCCTTGACGAAATCGTAGTCGTTCAGCGCGCCCCACTCTTCGCCCAAGTAAACCAGCGGAATCCCGCCGACACTGAGCATCATCGCGTTGAGCAACAGGATTCGGCGGATCGCTAGTTCCTTCCAATCATCTCGATCGGCTTCGATCGCTTGTTCCAACCCCGCGAGCGAAGCCAGCGTGCCGCTGATCCGCATGTCACCGTTGTCAGGATTGTGCTGAAACGGGACCCCGCGCGCGAAGGAGCCTTCGAATTGGCCGGTGTAAAACGCATTCAGAAACTGGCGATGCCCAAAGGCTTCAATGCCAACCGCCGCAGCGTCCGCATCGTCAAACGTCCAACCAATGTCGTCATGGCAGCGCAAGTAGTTCACCCACGTGGTCCGCTCGGGCAACTTGTGACGCCGCGCAAGCGAACGTCGCAACAGCTTCGTATCGCGCGTCGCGAGCGACTCCCACATCAGCGCCATCAGCGTTGGATTGTAGGAAGTCTGGCATTCTTTGTGACTGATGTACCGGACGACGTCATCGGGGTGAACGATGGCTTCACTTTTGAACACCAGTCCCGGGGCTGCGATTCGAACACAGGAATTGAACGCTCGAATCAACGTATGGGCTTCGGGAAGATTCTCGCAATTCGTTCCCATTTGCTTCCAGATGAACGCAACCGCATCCAGACGCAACAAGTCAACTCCCGTGTTGGCGATGAACAACATCTCCGACAACATCGCTCGAAAGACTTCCGGGTTTCGATAATTCAAATCCCACTGAAAGCTGTTGAACGTGGTCCAAACCCACTGCTGCATGCCATCATGCCAGGTGAAGTTCCCGCGACGGACGGTGGGAAAGATTTCACGCAGCGTCCGCTCGTACTGATCCGGCACACTGCGATCAGGAAAGATGAAGTAGTACTTTTGATACTCTTCGTTTCCTGACTGAGCCTGCTGTGCCCAGTAGTGATCATCCGCGGTGTGATTGAACACGAAATCCAGCACCAACAAGATCCCCGCTTCACGAAGATCTTCGGCCAGCAAACGCAAATCATCGATCGTTCCGACACGAGGATCGACGCTGCGATAATTGCTGATCGCGTAGCCGCCGTCATTGTTGCCCGGACGCACTGCGAACAGCGGCATCAGGTGCAAATAGGTCAGCCCGAGATCTTGAAAGTAGGGGATCTGCTTCCGCAACTCACCGAGGTTCTCGCTGAACAAGTCCACATACAACGCCCCGCCAACCAACTTCTCCGACTGGTACCACTCCGGATTATTGATCCGATTTTCATCGTCGTTTTTCAACGGCTCCGGGCGCATCCGCCAGCCACGAATGATCGTGAGCAGGATCTGTTCGAGGTGATAAAAGAAATCCCATTGATCGCCATACAAGTGCACCAAGTGACCGAACAGGTCATCCCAGTGCTGAACGATTCGCAATTGAATTTCGTCGGCTTCTCTTTGAGAGACGTTTTCGACCTCCCAAAACGATTCCAATCGTGGCAGCAAACGATTCAGCGCGCTCTGCGCCCGCGAATCCTTCACGCCATTGCGAACCGCGTGCATCAGCGCATTGGTGTGCATTGCGTTCATGGTGTCTGCTGGAGCGGGGGCTGAATCAGGAGGCAGTGGCGGTTTCGGAAGATTGACGTTGATGAGGGTCGTCATTCATTTCGCCTGCGGATGGTTCGTCATGTTGTTCGTTCGATTCGTCGCCTGCCGTTTCGCTGGTCCGGTGCTTCCCAGGCTCGTGCTCGATCCGATCGTTCGGAATCCGGATATGGTTCAAGAAATCGTAGTACTCGATTCCTTCCATGATCCCGCGAGCGTGATGCCCCTCGGCGAAGTAAATCCGTGGCAATCGACGCAGCTTGTCGAGCTCGGGACTGTAATTCCCCACGACGACGCCCAATGTGCCGCCCTTCAGCATGCCTTCGTCATTGCCGCAGTCACCCGCGACCAGCAATCGCTCCGGTTCAAAACCCCAGCGATAAGCAAGGTGTCGCAACGACAGTTCGCTGCCGCCGCGGAGCGGGATGATGTCTAAAAACGATCCCAGCGACAACACGACTTTCACACGAAGTCCCGCCGAACGAAGCATTTTGCGGATTTGCGCGACCGCCGGCGATGCTTCTGGGTCGATCCGATAACTGATTTTGAACTCGGTTTGGTCCTTTTCCGGCTGCAGAAACAATCCCGGCACATCGTCCAGCACTTCATGAACCAGCTTGGGCTGCCAGTGGTGCTTGATCTGCTTTCGCCATGAAAGGTCGGGAGTGAGGTCTTGGCCGTAATAAAGTTCCGTCCCCACCGCGGCCGACAAAACATCTGGACGAGGCAAGTTGAGCTTGGTGATCAACGCCATCGCTTCGTCGAGAGATCGGCCGGTGTCGATCCCGAACCCGATGTCCCGACCTGCCGTGTTCAACAGATCAACAAAGTCGGCCAACGCATCGTCGTCGCCGGTCAACGTGTTGTCGAGGTCCGTCATGATGATGCGGTCGAACTCAGGCAGTCGACGCGTCGTTCGGCCTGCCGATTGTGCCAACGCGGGGGTGGCGGACTGCTCGATGATCTCAGTCACGTCTCGCAGGTAACGGTCAACGTGGTTGCTCCAACTGTAGTGCGTTCGCGACCCCTCGATGCCGTTTTCCGACCAAGTCTGCCACTGCTCTGGTTCGGTCAAACCTCGCATCAACGCATGATCAATTTCCTCTGCTGAAAGCGGGTCGATCAGCAATCCGTTTTGGCAGTTGGCGATGATATCACTGGGGCCACCGTCATTGGTGGCAACGATCGGAACGCCACTGGCAGCCGCCTCCAACAGTGTCAAACCAAACGGTTCCGTCAACGCTGGGTTGACGAAAATCCCCTTGCGGCGGGCGGTCAGTCGATACAAGTCCGGGACATCACTGGGTCGATGCGACTTCGGATACGCAACGTGACCGTACAAGTTGTAAACATCAATCAGATGCAACACGTTGGTGAGAACTCGACGCTGGCCAGAGGGCATCTCGCGAAGGTCTTCTCGGGACCCCAGGACGAGAACCAAATTCGCCATTTCGCGAAACTTGGGATTCTCACCGAACACTCGAACCAACATCTCAATGTTTTTGCGTTCGTCAGGACGAGCCATGGCGACCACCATCGGCTTTTCGGCGTCCTTCAAAAAGGGTGTGAGCTGGTCGTGGATCCGTGGCAGCGGCTCCGTCTCGTCGACGGGGTAGAACTGCTTGAGATCAACGCCCGGCGGGATGACTTCCATCCGACCGGGTTGGTAGTGATCGTAAATCGCGTACTGTTCCTCCACTTCTTGACCAGTGCTGGTGATCACCAGCGACGCGGTCTCAAGTGCGAACTCTTCCGCTTCTTCGCGGACGGTGAATTTGAACTTCCGGTCCAAATCCCGAGGCGGCTTGGGAGCCTTGGATTCTTGCGATGCCGCGATCAGACGCTGGCGTTTGACTCGTCCCAGGGAGTGCCCCGTGAAGACGTAGGGAACGTGAAGAAGACGAGCCAGTTGGCCGCCCGCGTAACCCGCGTCGGCGTAGTGCCCGTGGATCAAATCAGGCAAACCAACTCGCCGGTAGTGCCCCAACATCTGATCAATGAAGGTCTCCAAATAAGGCCAGAGACCTTCTTTGCGGAGATATCGTTTGGGGCCAAACGGCACGCGAACGATTTTCGCTTTTGAATTGATGACCTCTTCGACCTGGGCGTAGTCCGGACCGACCCGCTCGTCGAAGATTTGCCGCGTGACCAATTCCACGGATTCAATTTCTTCTCGACGCGAAAGCTCTTCCGCTAATTCGAGAACGTATTTGATCTGTCCTCCCGTGTCCGCGTCTCGACCAAGCTCGGGATCTCGAGCACGGATCAGTCCGTGCAAACTAAGCAAAGTGACGCGAAGTGTCCCGCTGGCGGGCATACTCATAGCATTCCTGTCGATAGAAGGGCCGGGCCCGCAGGTTGCGTTCAATCATCCGGAACGCGATGGGGATCCTCGGTGAAATCAATCCGATAAAAACTGGTCTCGTCGCTGGTCGCTCCCGGCAGCCCACACACCTGAGATGCAAACCGAGTTGCACGTTTCAGGGTTGGCTCCACCGGAAGATTTCTCAAATGCCCGGCGATCACCACCGACGCAAACGCGTCCCCGGCACCGACCGGGTCGATCAGAGGGTCTGGTTCCGGAGCGGCCACGGTGATCGGTTTTGCATCACCGACGCCACTGGATTGGCTGGATTCGCTCAAATGACACTCCGCACCGTCCGCGCCGAGCGTCACCAGGAGACATTTGAGATTGCTGTACTTATCAAGCAATTCGCGTGCCGCTGCTCGCCGGTCGGATGAGCTGGATAATTTGCGACCAGCCAGGTCGCTCATTTCGTCCTCATTCAATTTGACCAACCCCGCTCCAGGCATCAGGTCATCCAACCAAGCCACGTCGTAGTGTGGCTTCCGAACATTGATGTCAAAGAACACGTCGAGCTGAGTGGCTTCGTCGTCCGCAAAGTGATCGCGGAGGCGGTGAATGGTTTCACGATTGCTTGGACTTCGATAAGCCAATGTTCCGTGATACAGCAACGAAGGCAGACCTTGCTGGGTGGCTTCGCGAATTCGTTGTTTTACCGATTCCAACACGGATTCGTTGGGCACGGGGATCTGGTCGTAGGCCACACCGCGAACGATTTCGTATTGTGGCTCGCCATTCAGAAGCGTCACCGCGACGGTGCCAGTGGAAACGCCCGGCAAAACAGCGACGCCGTCGGTGGACAATCCCCACAAACGCATCCGGCGCAGAATTTCAGTGCCGAGATCGTCATCCCCCACCGCGCTGACGAACAAAGGCAGCAGTCCGAAGCCTGCCAAATTCCAAGCCACATTCAGCGGAGCACCGCCAAGAACTTGGCGATCAGGGAAACAATCCCAAAGCACTTCACCCACGATGATTGCCACGCCTGCCGGAGGATCTTGACTGCGGGCAATCGACGAATCGGTCATCGTGCGTTGTAATCCTGGGGAAGCAAACTGACTGAAAATCGAAACATTATCCTCACGCGACACCG includes the following:
- a CDS encoding HAD family hydrolase, which encodes MSMPASGTLRVTLLSLHGLIRARDPELGRDADTGGQIKYVLELAEELSRREEIESVELVTRQIFDERVGPDYAQVEEVINSKAKIVRVPFGPKRYLRKEGLWPYLETFIDQMLGHYRRVGLPDLIHGHYADAGYAGGQLARLLHVPYVFTGHSLGRVKRQRLIAASQESKAPKPPRDLDRKFKFTVREEAEEFALETASLVITSTGQEVEEQYAIYDHYQPGRMEVIPPGVDLKQFYPVDETEPLPRIHDQLTPFLKDAEKPMVVAMARPDERKNIEMLVRVFGENPKFREMANLVLVLGSREDLREMPSGQRRVLTNVLHLIDVYNLYGHVAYPKSHRPSDVPDLYRLTARRKGIFVNPALTEPFGLTLLEAAASGVPIVATNDGGPSDIIANCQNGLLIDPLSAEEIDHALMRGLTEPEQWQTWSENGIEGSRTHYSWSNHVDRYLRDVTEIIEQSATPALAQSAGRTTRRLPEFDRIIMTDLDNTLTGDDDALADFVDLLNTAGRDIGFGIDTGRSLDEAMALITKLNLPRPDVLSAAVGTELYYGQDLTPDLSWRKQIKHHWQPKLVHEVLDDVPGLFLQPEKDQTEFKISYRIDPEASPAVAQIRKMLRSAGLRVKVVLSLGSFLDIIPLRGGSELSLRHLAYRWGFEPERLLVAGDCGNDEGMLKGGTLGVVVGNYSPELDKLRRLPRIYFAEGHHARGIMEGIEYYDFLNHIRIPNDRIEHEPGKHRTSETAGDESNEQHDEPSAGEMNDDPHQRQSSETATAS
- a CDS encoding alpha-amylase family glycosyl hydrolase — its product is MNAMHTNALMHAVRNGVKDSRAQSALNRLLPRLESFWEVENVSQREADEIQLRIVQHWDDLFGHLVHLYGDQWDFFYHLEQILLTIIRGWRMRPEPLKNDDENRINNPEWYQSEKLVGGALYVDLFSENLGELRKQIPYFQDLGLTYLHLMPLFAVRPGNNDGGYAISNYRSVDPRVGTIDDLRLLAEDLREAGILLVLDFVFNHTADDHYWAQQAQSGNEEYQKYYFIFPDRSVPDQYERTLREIFPTVRRGNFTWHDGMQQWVWTTFNSFQWDLNYRNPEVFRAMLSEMLFIANTGVDLLRLDAVAFIWKQMGTNCENLPEAHTLIRAFNSCVRIAAPGLVFKSEAIVHPDDVVRYISHKECQTSYNPTLMALMWESLATRDTKLLRRSLARRHKLPERTTWVNYLRCHDDIGWTFDDADAAAVGIEAFGHRQFLNAFYTGQFEGSFARGVPFQHNPDNGDMRISGTLASLAGLEQAIEADRDDWKELAIRRILLLNAMMLSVGGIPLVYLGEEWGALNDYDFVKDPAKAGDTRWVHRPKMQWKFLDELGDDGSIRGRIYRSIRKLIAIRKMTPAFGGLDMELLILESPHLLGYVRQHEGNRVIVVANFCEHPQQIDSNRLRTAGMGRFFEDLYSGQTITTSHPLELGPYEFMWLHRV
- the queA gene encoding tRNA preQ1(34) S-adenosylmethionine ribosyltransferase-isomerase QueA, with the protein product MPSLDLYDYELPRERIAQEPLPNRVDARLMVIDRASGEIEHHHVRDLPQLLRAEDVMVMNNSRVVPARLFGRRTKTGGRWQGLFLRSDRATGVWELLTKTRGTLQTGETITLDDRDARAGGELMVIGRDDQGHLLVQPVPNDFFEGPAKAIEPGKWLDRYGRIPIPPYIRDGHMVDADVTNYQTVFASSKPEDAASVAAPTAGLHFTKSLLTEIAKGQTAMAEVTLHVGIGTFRPIEVNDIDEHRMHEEWGRIESDAVSQINDRRSGGGRCVAIGTTSVRVLESCVANRNESDGRGVAETWTGATDIFIKPPYRFGVVDALMTNFHQPKSSLLVLVSAFAGHDLIRRAYQEAIENEYRFFSYGDAMLIV
- a CDS encoding carbohydrate kinase family protein; translation: MTDSSIARSQDPPAGVAIIVGEVLWDCFPDRQVLGGAPLNVAWNLAGFGLLPLFVSAVGDDDLGTEILRRMRLWGLSTDGVAVLPGVSTGTVAVTLLNGEPQYEIVRGVAYDQIPVPNESVLESVKQRIREATQQGLPSLLYHGTLAYRSPSNRETIHRLRDHFADDEATQLDVFFDINVRKPHYDVAWLDDLMPGAGLVKLNEDEMSDLAGRKLSSSSDRRAAARELLDKYSNLKCLLVTLGADGAECHLSESSQSSGVGDAKPITVAAPEPDPLIDPVGAGDAFASVVIAGHLRNLPVEPTLKRATRFASQVCGLPGATSDETSFYRIDFTEDPHRVPDD